CTTTCTGTCCCACGACTCGTGCCGGAACTCGACTGCAAAGTGTATGTGAGAAGGCAACAGTCCCAGAAAGGATTCCAGCCTGCCTATCTCGTCATAGGAAAAGCTGGGCGCAAGCTGCACAAGCAGGCAGCCGAGCTTGCCTGCGTCCTCCAGCGGCTTGATGACGTCCAGGAACTTTGCCAGGTCGTCCTCCGCGCCGCCTGCAAGGCGCCTGTCATGCGTTATCGTCTTTGGGAGTTTCAGCGAGAACTTGAACGACAGTCCTGTCGCCTTTTCCCATCCCTTCACCATCGACTTGGTCGGCATGCGGTAGAACGACGAATCGACTTCGACCGTGTCAAACACCTTGGCGTAAAACGGGAGCTTGGCAACCCTGTTGTTTGGGTAGAAAAGCCCTACCCATTCCTGGTAACTCCACCCGCTGGTGCCAAGGAGCAACAGCTTTACTTCATGGCGCTGGGATATTTATCTGCCTACTGCTATTACTACTGCTGTTGCCTTGGCTTTTTCAGGAACATCTTGGCCACTTCGGGCAGCGCAAAGGCATAGTGTATGTGGCTGCAGTCCTTGGACTCGCACAGCCCGCAGTAGAGCGTCCTGTCCTTCAAATAGACTTCCGCTGTCTTGCCTGCCTTTGAGTCGCGGATGAACAGTATGTTGTCCTGGTACCCTATCTTTGAGAGGTAGGGCGCGTAGCTCTGCAGGAACCTGTCGCGCTCTATGGCTTCAACGAGCACAGAGTTGATGTATTCCTTGGTATTCCAGTGCATTTTTTCTGCAGCTGACTTCATGACCTCGTACGTCTGCTTGAAGATCTCGACCGTTATCACTTCCTTGCCGCCGCGCTTGACCATGTACAGTAACATGTTGCGACATGCTTACTTATATAATTTCTGTATGTGGTAACGTGCTATAACATGTTACAACATATTCCTTTTAATACCAGAATGCGACCTGACGGTAGTATTGTCGGCTGAAAGGATGGCTCTTGAAGAGTATGAATATGCCCTGCAGCAGGCGCGCCTTGCACACGGTGAAGTGAAAAAGTGGATAATCTATGCAGGCGAGCAGCTGGAAATAGCCGGCGTCCAGAAGGAGAAAATATCCACAAAATTGCGAAATGACCTGCCGGGCGTCTCGGCCGATTACATAAGCCAGATCTGTAGCCAGATGGGGTGGACGGACAGGC
The sequence above is drawn from the Nitrososphaera viennensis EN76 genome and encodes:
- a CDS encoding DUF72 domain-containing protein, which gives rise to MLLGTSGWSYQEWVGLFYPNNRVAKLPFYAKVFDTVEVDSSFYRMPTKSMVKGWEKATGLSFKFSLKLPKTITHDRRLAGGAEDDLAKFLDVIKPLEDAGKLGCLLVQLAPSFSYDEIGRLESFLGLLPSHIHFAVEFRHESWDRKEMWDLLKKHNVANTITESPIEFLSKIVVTSSTHAYIRWHGRGKPVWYEYTYSEEELLPWVDKLKEVEAQVPVTYAYFNNHYNAGAPRNALQFLAMRGELSEMQQKARTRIERKSRRKPSRITDFI